In Tolypothrix sp. NIES-4075, the following proteins share a genomic window:
- a CDS encoding DUF4330 domain-containing protein: protein MALLDSKGRLFGKINLLDFGAALVILLVIFGIFIFPGTSGSVAQINSKTVPIEVDLVVRGLNLRDPQQLYEKGFAKGGKTNVIIRNQPYGQIGIKSIQELPRTVSVPQPDGSVKELPDPRANNFSRDMLLTLEGKANITENGPVLGNSKVKIGMPFELEGFNYNFNATVIDLRLKDK, encoded by the coding sequence ATGGCTCTTTTAGATTCCAAAGGTCGCTTATTCGGTAAAATCAACCTTCTCGATTTTGGTGCCGCGCTGGTAATTTTGTTAGTCATATTCGGCATCTTTATCTTTCCCGGAACTTCTGGTTCTGTTGCTCAAATTAACTCGAAAACAGTACCTATAGAGGTAGATTTAGTTGTTCGAGGATTGAATCTACGCGACCCGCAACAGTTATACGAAAAAGGGTTTGCAAAAGGTGGCAAAACAAACGTTATTATCCGCAATCAACCCTACGGTCAAATTGGGATTAAATCTATTCAAGAATTACCTAGAACCGTAAGTGTTCCTCAACCCGATGGTTCTGTCAAAGAATTGCCCGACCCCAGAGCAAACAATTTTAGTCGAGATATGCTTTTGACCTTAGAAGGCAAAGCGAATATCACTGAAAATGGACCAGTTTTAGGTAACAGTAAAGTTAAAATTGGGATGCCTTTTGAGTTAGAAGGTTTTAATTACAACTTTAATGCCACTGTTATCGATTTAAGATTGAAAGACAAGTAA
- a CDS encoding M48 family metallopeptidase, with translation MMNWKGLVNYRFWRHRLIYPLISVVVALSLCLSTPLPGKAIDLLPLIFQGAQLFQLSNISDRQEVDLGKQINQQLQGSDIRLYRNSQVNNYVRQIGQRLVPYSDRPDIPYTFQVVDDDAINAFATMGGYVYINTGTIKAADNEAQLASVIGHEMGHIGGKHALKQMRQKALESGLLTAAGLDRNQAVALGVQVARNLPRSRQNEFDADQRGLRTLTRAGYAQSAMPAFMQKLVSKSSTPAFLSTHPATGDRIEALKRAINSQPSNRGGGLDGAAYKANIRPL, from the coding sequence ATGATGAATTGGAAAGGCTTAGTAAATTACCGTTTTTGGCGACATCGCTTGATTTATCCGTTAATTTCGGTGGTAGTTGCCTTGAGTCTTTGCCTGAGTACACCTTTACCAGGGAAGGCTATAGATTTATTGCCTCTCATTTTCCAAGGTGCCCAGTTATTTCAGCTATCTAATATATCCGATCGCCAAGAAGTTGATCTTGGTAAACAGATTAATCAGCAATTACAAGGCAGTGATATTCGTCTTTATCGTAATTCACAAGTAAATAACTACGTCCGGCAAATTGGACAGCGTTTAGTTCCATATAGCGATCGCCCAGATATTCCCTATACTTTCCAGGTGGTTGATGATGACGCGATTAACGCTTTTGCGACAATGGGGGGTTATGTCTATATCAACACCGGTACGATCAAAGCCGCTGATAATGAAGCGCAACTCGCAAGTGTGATCGGTCATGAAATGGGACACATCGGTGGAAAACACGCACTCAAACAGATGCGGCAAAAAGCACTCGAAAGTGGATTATTAACAGCAGCAGGTTTAGATCGAAATCAAGCGGTAGCCCTTGGTGTGCAAGTAGCGAGAAACCTTCCGCGCAGCCGTCAAAATGAATTTGATGCCGATCAAAGAGGATTAAGAACTTTGACACGCGCTGGTTATGCACAGTCGGCGATGCCTGCTTTTATGCAAAAGTTGGTATCAAAAAGTTCTACACCAGCGTTTTTGAGTACGCACCCGGCAACAGGCGATCGCATTGAAGCCCTCAAACGTGCCATAAATTCTCAACCTAGCAATCGCGGTGGAGGATTGGATGGTGCAGCTTATAAAGCAAATATTCGACCTTTATAA
- a CDS encoding metallophosphoesterase family protein, whose translation MNHRRIVIGDVHGHYDALMILLQAIAPHSNDQVYFLGDLIDRGPQSCQVVNFVKENRYHCLLGNHEQMLLNILTSRHITPEIMQAWLDSGGRATIASYQEAIIPHDHLEWLLSLPTYLDLGDVWLSHAGIDPLIPLAKQTADQLCWVRDAFHSMKKPYFTDKLIIVGHTITFTLPGVAPGKLAQGAGWLDIDTGAYHQRSGWLTGLDITNNLVYQVNVNQLCVRILPLEEAVTNINPAEIGDKGTGGQGRVLTL comes from the coding sequence ATGAACCACCGCCGGATTGTAATTGGGGATGTGCATGGTCACTATGATGCTTTAATGATATTATTACAGGCGATCGCCCCGCACTCAAACGATCAAGTGTATTTTCTCGGAGACTTAATCGATCGCGGACCTCAGAGTTGCCAAGTAGTAAATTTTGTTAAAGAAAATCGCTATCACTGTCTGCTTGGCAATCACGAGCAGATGTTGTTAAATATTCTTACTTCGAGACACATCACCCCCGAAATTATGCAAGCATGGCTTGACAGTGGGGGACGAGCCACTATAGCCAGTTATCAAGAAGCGATAATTCCTCACGATCATCTTGAATGGTTGCTAAGTTTGCCTACATATCTGGACTTAGGAGATGTTTGGTTATCTCATGCTGGTATTGATCCGTTAATTCCTTTAGCAAAACAAACAGCCGATCAGCTTTGCTGGGTGCGAGATGCATTTCACAGCATGAAAAAGCCCTACTTTACAGATAAACTGATTATTGTCGGTCACACCATCACTTTTACTTTACCTGGCGTTGCGCCCGGTAAACTGGCACAAGGAGCCGGATGGTTAGATATAGATACAGGAGCTTATCATCAGCGCAGTGGCTGGTTGACGGGACTCGACATTACCAATAACCTAGTTTATCAAGTCAACGTCAACCAGCTTTGTGTTCGCATCCTGCCCTTAGAAGAAGCTGTGACGAACATCAATCCGGCGGAAATTGGAGACAAGGGGACAGGGGGACAAGGGAGAGTATTAACTTTATAA
- a CDS encoding DUF2470 domain-containing protein, giving the protein MSEQFSTEISSRICNHMNEDHADAIVLYAQAFGGLADATAAQMLAIDAQGMDLKAQVNGEAVPVRIQFDHILANAEDAHYTLIDMVKQARVQKK; this is encoded by the coding sequence ATGTCTGAACAGTTCTCTACTGAAATTAGCTCACGCATTTGCAATCACATGAACGAAGATCATGCTGATGCTATAGTTCTTTACGCTCAGGCTTTTGGTGGGTTAGCGGATGCGACAGCAGCACAAATGCTGGCAATTGATGCTCAAGGTATGGATTTAAAAGCCCAAGTTAATGGAGAAGCTGTACCAGTTCGCATTCAGTTTGATCATATTTTAGCAAATGCGGAAGATGCTCATTATACCTTGATTGACATGGTGAAGCAAGCGCGGGTTCAAAAAAAGTAA
- the dcm gene encoding DNA (cytosine-5-)-methyltransferase — protein sequence MQTIRFIDLFSGIGGIRLAFQQAANSLNIKTECVLSSEINPNAQLVYETNFQHKPLGDIHLIDKLPEHDFLLAGFPCQSFSHAGKKEGFEDTRGTLFFEISRLLDTYQPQAFLFENVRGLYSHDNGNTLATIKYEIKKRGYSFDAFLLNSANFGLPQNRVRVYLLGIFNTSPNFDLISDVGFKDSHSYNTQQLSLFYPLNKSVTVADILEDNPDVKYDCSPQFVNALKQIYNQDLNRLHGVRLIDYRGGNSIHSWELGLRGKCSVDEIELMNRFILKRRNKEFGQEQDGKLLTKKQIASFFEHPNLEEILDSLVAKKYLKIINDKYKPVSGNFSFEVYKFVDPSKISVTVVASDANRLGVYHNNRVRRLTKREVARLQGFPDSFILHPNDDKAYYQLGNSVSINVVKAVAEELIMKTLYNAQQRTDKVERSRFGNFKPQTPELHLKLSE from the coding sequence ATGCAAACAATTCGGTTTATTGATTTATTTTCCGGAATTGGGGGAATTAGATTAGCTTTTCAACAAGCTGCTAATTCTTTAAATATCAAAACCGAATGCGTATTAAGTAGCGAAATTAACCCAAATGCTCAATTAGTATATGAAACAAACTTTCAACACAAGCCTTTAGGTGACATTCACCTGATAGATAAACTCCCAGAACATGACTTTTTATTAGCTGGCTTTCCTTGTCAGTCTTTTTCTCACGCTGGTAAAAAAGAAGGGTTTGAAGATACGAGAGGAACGTTATTCTTTGAAATTAGCAGATTACTCGATACATATCAACCACAAGCTTTTCTGTTTGAAAATGTGCGGGGACTTTATAGCCATGATAACGGTAATACTTTAGCAACGATTAAGTATGAAATTAAAAAGAGAGGTTACAGCTTTGATGCTTTTTTGCTCAACAGTGCTAACTTTGGTTTACCGCAAAACCGCGTCCGAGTTTATCTATTAGGCATTTTCAATACTTCTCCTAACTTTGACTTAATTTCTGATGTTGGTTTTAAAGATTCTCACTCCTATAACACCCAACAGCTATCTTTATTTTACCCCTTGAATAAATCTGTTACTGTTGCCGATATTTTGGAAGATAATCCAGATGTAAAGTATGATTGTTCCCCCCAATTTGTCAATGCTTTAAAACAAATCTACAACCAAGATTTAAATCGATTGCATGGAGTGCGGTTAATTGATTATCGTGGAGGAAATTCAATTCATTCGTGGGAATTAGGATTGCGGGGTAAATGTAGTGTAGATGAAATTGAATTAATGAACCGTTTTATTTTAAAAAGACGGAATAAAGAATTTGGTCAGGAACAAGATGGGAAATTATTAACTAAGAAGCAAATAGCTAGTTTTTTTGAGCATCCTAATTTAGAAGAAATTTTAGATTCGCTAGTTGCTAAAAAATATCTCAAGATTATTAACGATAAATATAAACCTGTATCTGGCAACTTTTCTTTTGAGGTTTATAAATTTGTCGATCCAAGTAAGATTTCTGTAACAGTGGTTGCTAGCGATGCGAATCGGTTAGGAGTGTATCATAATAACAGAGTGCGACGACTGACTAAGCGGGAAGTCGCACGTTTACAAGGTTTTCCGGATAGCTTTATATTGCATCCCAATGATGATAAAGCTTACTATCAATTGGGAAATTCTGTGAGCATTAATGTAGTCAAAGCTGTGGCAGAAGAATTGATTATGAAAACATTGTATAATGCTCAACAACGAACAGATAAAGTTGAGCGATCGCGCTTTGGCAATTTTAAACCACAAACCCCAGAACTACATTTAAAGCTGTCTGAATAA
- a CDS encoding type II toxin-antitoxin system PemK/MazF family toxin: protein MPVIDVGQIRAVDHSRILGLVGMLEQEYWEIIQTALNVVLGFVV from the coding sequence ATGCCAGTTATTGATGTTGGGCAAATTCGTGCTGTTGACCACAGTCGTATTTTAGGTTTAGTTGGTATGTTAGAGCAAGAATACTGGGAAATTATTCAGACAGCTTTAAATGTAGTTCTGGGGTTTGTGGTTTAA
- the mazE gene encoding type II toxin-antitoxin system MazE family antitoxin: MVKVSITLEEDILQFIDQQAQGNRSGYINALLSQHCRRLLEAEMIASLKQDAEDREYQAAIAAWDNVVGDGINASY; encoded by the coding sequence ATGGTCAAAGTTTCAATTACCTTGGAAGAAGACATCCTCCAGTTTATAGATCAACAGGCACAGGGAAACCGCAGTGGATACATTAATGCATTGCTGTCACAACATTGTCGCAGGCTTTTAGAAGCAGAAATGATTGCATCCCTCAAGCAAGATGCTGAAGATCGAGAGTATCAAGCTGCAATTGCTGCTTGGGATAATGTTGTCGGGGATGGCATTAATGCCAGTTATTGA
- a CDS encoding Tab2/Atab2 family RNA-binding protein yields the protein MRIWQADFYRRPQADAFWQLLICDATRSFEYQASCLQSEANSSWVGEQIKLAAGEHLPDIIQVFRPQSLSLIEAAGRSLGINVEPTRRTFALKQWLQEQHPLALDKPPPTPLPENLWGEKWRFATLSAADVEEAFSDRPIPILNIPEYLKPINLGLASTLPVPGVIIYGGRQSMRLARWLKQASPVSLSYIAGAPDGLVLEAGLVDRFIVATFADQEVAASAQSFEQRKQQSKGLHFLLVQPDDSGMTYSGFWLLQTE from the coding sequence ATGCGTATTTGGCAAGCTGATTTTTATCGTCGTCCCCAAGCGGATGCATTTTGGCAGTTGTTGATTTGTGACGCAACTCGCAGCTTTGAATATCAAGCTAGCTGTCTTCAATCCGAAGCAAATTCTAGTTGGGTGGGGGAGCAAATTAAATTAGCAGCTGGCGAACATCTACCAGATATAATTCAAGTATTTCGTCCTCAATCTTTAAGTTTAATTGAAGCAGCTGGGCGCAGTTTGGGAATAAATGTTGAACCAACTAGACGTACTTTCGCACTAAAGCAGTGGTTACAAGAACAACATCCTTTAGCGCTGGATAAACCACCCCCAACACCATTACCAGAAAATCTCTGGGGTGAGAAATGGCGTTTTGCTACTTTGAGTGCTGCGGATGTTGAAGAAGCATTTAGCGATCGCCCAATTCCCATCTTAAATATCCCAGAATATCTCAAACCAATTAATCTCGGTTTAGCTTCAACACTGCCCGTCCCAGGTGTGATAATTTATGGTGGAAGGCAATCGATGCGTTTGGCACGGTGGTTAAAACAAGCTTCTCCTGTATCGCTTTCTTACATTGCTGGTGCCCCAGATGGTTTAGTATTAGAAGCAGGTTTGGTAGATAGATTCATTGTCGCGACGTTTGCAGATCAAGAAGTTGCCGCATCTGCTCAAAGTTTTGAACAGCGCAAACAACAAAGTAAAGGATTGCATTTTTTGTTAGTGCAGCCTGATGATTCGGGAATGACTTATAGCGGATTTTGGTTATTGCAGACGGAATGA
- a CDS encoding DMT family transporter, which translates to MTKLRSSHRQSFRIAGQTYLWLAILIFGASSAVTRKITEIGAQNLIRGSNPISLCNLLFVGNICALILMAAIYWQDWNKAALKQISRNNWFNLTIVAILAGALAPGLIFQALALTQVNNVVLVGRLEPPLTLALSVWLLKERVNLWEVVGAIAAFVGVTLTIFLQPPTNAMMMSAGGFHIGVGELMAAVGAVAIAVSTIITKKQLSQIPAGIYSIFRTALGTVIFFFVALVLYGSHHFMNAFSPFLWRWMFLYAGVIVVIGQSFWIKGLRACTVSMASLASSFTPVIAILAAYLILGEAPTAAQYLGGSVILVGIFLSQVGIWRQSSKEKKQTIENKIGFKGI; encoded by the coding sequence ATGACCAAACTGAGAAGCTCCCATCGTCAAAGCTTTAGAATTGCAGGACAAACCTATCTCTGGCTAGCCATTTTGATTTTTGGCGCATCTAGTGCAGTGACGCGGAAGATAACAGAAATTGGTGCCCAGAACTTAATAAGGGGTAGCAATCCAATTTCTCTTTGTAATCTTTTGTTCGTGGGAAATATCTGCGCTTTGATACTTATGGCAGCAATTTATTGGCAAGACTGGAACAAAGCAGCTTTGAAGCAAATTTCTCGGAATAATTGGTTTAATCTGACGATAGTAGCAATTTTGGCTGGAGCGCTTGCACCTGGTTTAATTTTTCAGGCATTGGCGTTAACTCAAGTTAACAATGTTGTTTTAGTTGGACGTTTAGAACCACCTTTGACTTTAGCTTTATCAGTTTGGTTGTTGAAAGAACGAGTAAACCTTTGGGAAGTTGTGGGAGCGATCGCTGCTTTTGTTGGTGTTACTCTAACTATCTTTCTTCAACCCCCGACAAATGCAATGATGATGAGTGCAGGAGGTTTCCATATCGGTGTTGGAGAACTTATGGCTGCGGTTGGAGCTGTGGCTATAGCCGTCTCTACTATTATTACCAAAAAACAACTCTCGCAAATACCCGCAGGAATTTACAGTATTTTTCGTACCGCTTTAGGAACTGTAATATTTTTCTTCGTGGCTTTAGTGCTTTATGGTAGCCACCATTTTATGAATGCATTCTCCCCGTTTTTGTGGCGATGGATGTTTCTTTATGCTGGGGTGATTGTCGTAATCGGTCAGTCATTTTGGATTAAGGGATTGAGAGCTTGCACCGTATCTATGGCTTCTTTAGCTAGCTCTTTTACACCTGTTATCGCTATCTTGGCAGCTTATTTAATTTTAGGCGAAGCCCCAACAGCGGCTCAATATCTTGGCGGTAGCGTGATTTTAGTTGGCATCTTCTTAAGTCAAGTTGGCATTTGGCGTCAATCTTCTAAAGAAAAAAAGCAAACAATAGAAAACAAGATTGGATTTAAGGGAATTTAA
- a CDS encoding response regulator transcription factor, with translation MTAHILLVEDEVKLARFVELELSSEGYTVSVAHDGVTGLTLARESSPDLAILDWMLPGLTGLEICRRLRATGSSIPVILLTAKDEVSDRVAGLDAGADDYVVKPFSIEELLARIRAHLRRTQETDEDLLQFEDLSLNRRTRQVFRGKRAIELTAKEFDLLEYLLSHPRQVFTRDQILEKVWGYDFMGDSNIIEVYIRYLRLKLEEKNEKRLIHTVRGVGYALRDN, from the coding sequence ATGACAGCGCATATCCTCTTGGTTGAAGATGAAGTTAAATTAGCGCGATTTGTCGAATTAGAACTGAGTAGCGAAGGTTACACTGTCAGTGTAGCGCATGATGGTGTCACAGGTTTAACACTCGCGCGAGAATCATCGCCAGATTTAGCAATTTTAGATTGGATGCTACCAGGGCTAACAGGATTAGAAATTTGTCGTCGTCTGCGTGCGACAGGTAGCTCAATACCAGTGATTTTGTTGACAGCAAAAGATGAAGTGAGCGATCGCGTTGCCGGTTTGGATGCAGGTGCCGACGATTATGTAGTTAAACCCTTTAGTATTGAAGAATTACTAGCAAGAATTCGCGCACATTTACGCCGCACTCAAGAAACAGATGAAGATTTGTTACAATTTGAAGACTTAAGTTTAAATCGTCGCACTCGTCAAGTCTTTCGGGGTAAACGAGCAATTGAACTTACAGCAAAAGAATTTGACTTGTTAGAATATCTTCTTTCCCATCCCCGTCAAGTGTTTACTAGAGACCAAATTCTAGAGAAAGTTTGGGGTTATGACTTTATGGGTGATTCTAATATTATCGAAGTTTACATTCGTTATTTGCGCCTCAAGCTCGAAGAAAAAAATGAAAAACGCTTGATTCATACAGTGCGTGGTGTGGGGTATGCTTTGCGGGATAATTAA